A section of the Deltaproteobacteria bacterium genome encodes:
- a CDS encoding HNH endonuclease, whose translation MKIELCKISNDALAEKLSLAVREERRLTVEVLHLLREVERRELFARLGFSSLFSYCVDHLKYSESAAQRRIVAMRALRELPELEEKIETGKLSLSVLAMTESSLKQNAKRENRKVSIDERRTVLAAVEDLSRRKAELGLIEKFDLAPMKFESTEQPLNNGGARIVLELTEDEMQSIDELRRLSSQPQTAKELILRLVRAESARKKRQRGEAPLLGNRKPSFKDETRLKLEGANLKKFTSAGGSDSAERKRGSDSVARERLGESKNELHQKAPEMKSLPLATKRLVWVRAESRCEFRTANGSRCFSKHTLEFDHVKPRAHGGSDEPNNLRLLCRAHHRLLTTDIFGRSKMQPFRPTISPLVSAPHPLPAIPLLLDRATSAGGS comes from the coding sequence ATGAAAATAGAACTTTGCAAAATTTCAAATGATGCGTTGGCCGAAAAGCTAAGCCTCGCAGTTCGTGAAGAGCGACGTTTAACGGTCGAAGTGCTTCATCTCTTGCGCGAAGTGGAACGACGCGAACTCTTTGCGCGCCTGGGATTCTCAAGTCTCTTTTCCTATTGCGTCGACCACTTGAAATATTCCGAATCGGCAGCACAGCGGCGAATTGTCGCGATGCGAGCCCTTCGCGAATTGCCAGAGCTCGAAGAGAAAATTGAGACCGGCAAACTATCGTTAAGCGTTTTGGCTATGACAGAATCATCGCTCAAACAAAATGCGAAACGTGAAAATCGCAAGGTCTCGATCGACGAACGACGCACGGTCCTTGCGGCTGTTGAAGACCTTTCAAGAAGAAAAGCCGAATTGGGGCTGATTGAGAAGTTTGATTTAGCGCCGATGAAATTCGAAAGCACTGAACAGCCCTTGAACAATGGCGGCGCTCGAATCGTTTTGGAACTCACAGAAGATGAAATGCAATCCATCGACGAACTGCGAAGACTATCCAGCCAACCGCAGACTGCAAAAGAACTGATCTTGCGTCTTGTGCGCGCCGAATCTGCCAGAAAGAAACGTCAACGTGGAGAAGCACCGCTTTTAGGAAATCGAAAGCCATCGTTTAAAGACGAGACCCGTTTAAAATTGGAAGGGGCAAATTTAAAGAAGTTTACTTCCGCCGGCGGAAGTGATTCGGCGGAACGCAAACGAGGAAGTGATTCGGTAGCGCGCGAGCGATTAGGCGAATCGAAAAATGAACTACACCAGAAGGCACCTGAAATGAAATCGCTGCCTTTAGCAACTAAACGTCTGGTTTGGGTTCGAGCTGAATCTAGGTGCGAATTTCGCACAGCGAATGGCAGCCGGTGCTTTTCGAAACACACGCTCGAGTTTGATCATGTTAAGCCACGGGCGCATGGTGGAAGTGACGAACCGAATAATTTGCGGCTCCTTTGTCGCGCCCATCACCGACTTTTGACGACTGATATTTTCGGCCGAAGCAAGATGCAGCCATTTCGGCCCACGATCTCGCCGCTCGTGAGTGCGCCACATCCACTGCCTGCCATCCCACTCCTTCTAGACCGGGCCACTTCCGCCGGCGGAAGTTGA